From one Syntrophorhabdaceae bacterium genomic stretch:
- a CDS encoding GTP-binding protein: protein MGKKKFERTKPHVNIGTIGHIDHGKTTLTSAITRCLS from the coding sequence ATGGGTAAGAAAAAGTTTGAACGGACGAAACCACATGTGAACATAGGAACCATCGGACATATAGATCACGGGAAGACCACCCTGACGAGTGCCATTACCCGGTGTCTTTCCCA